A window of Nicotiana tabacum cultivar K326 chromosome 24, ASM71507v2, whole genome shotgun sequence contains these coding sequences:
- the LOC107815501 gene encoding leucoanthocyanidin reductase-like isoform X1, whose translation MTSPPFSNGVTGKGGRILIVGATGFIGRYIAQASLDANRRTYILIRSFPDCHSKIKLIKAFEDKGAITLHVKGDINDQDYMEEMLRKHEIDIVISAVGGDSILDQLALVQAMKSVGTIKRFLPSEFGHEVDRSDPVEPGLNMYKEKRKVRRLIEELNIPYTYICCNSVASWPYYDNKHPSQVLPPLDHFQIYGDGTVKAYFVAGPDIGKFTIKAAEDYRTVDKCVHFRPQCNYFNMNELASLWETKIGRTLPKITITEDALLAVAAENINPKSVVAALTHEIFIRGCQIEFSIDGIKDLEVCNLYPNESFRTIDECFNDFFLRMDEMCIKMPIN comes from the exons atgacTTCACCACCATTTTCTAATGGAGTAACAGGCAAAGGTGGTCGGATTCTCATTGTCGGGGCGACCGGATTCATCGGACGATATATAGCACAAGCAAGTCTTGATGCTAATCGAAGAACTTATATTCTTATTCGATCATTCCCAGATTGTCATTCTAAGATTAAATTGATCAAAGCATTTGAGGATAAAGGAGCCATAACCTTGCACGTAAAA GGTGATATAAATGACCAAGATTATATGGAGGAGATGCTAAGGAAACATGAGATTGATATAGTAATATCAGCTGTAGGTGGTGATAGTATACTTGATCAACTTGCCCTTGTTCAGGCCATGAAATCTGTTGGAACTATTAAG AGATTTTTGCCATCAGAGTTTGGACATGAAGTAGACAGGTCAGATCCAGTGGAACCAGGGCTAAATATGTATAAGGAGAAAAGGAAAGTGAGAAGGTTGATAGAAGAGCTAAATATACCCTACACTTACATTTGTTGCAATTCAGTGGCTTCTTGGCCTTATTATGACAATAAACATCCTTCTCAAGTTCTTCCTCCTCTTGACCATTTCCAAATATATGGTGATGGCACTGTTAAAG CTTATTTTGTGGCTGGTCCTGATATTGGAAAGTTCACTATCAAAGCAGCAGAAGACTATAGAACTGTGGACAAATGTGTACATTTTCGACCACAATGCAACTATTTTAACATGAACGAACTTGCTTCTCTTTGGGAAACTAAAATTGGTCGAACATTACCTAAAATCACAATTACTGAAGATGCACTTTTAGCTGTTGCTGCAG AGAATATCAACCCCAAAAGTGTAGTTGCAGCTCTAACACATGAAATTTTCATAAGGGGATGTCAAATTGAATTTTCAATTGATGGCATAAAGGACCTTGAAGTTTGCAATTTGTACCCTAATGAGTCCTTTCGCACCATTGATGAGTGCTTCAATGATTTCTTTTTAAGAATGGATGAGATGTGCATCAAAATGCCTATTAACTAG
- the LOC107815501 gene encoding leucoanthocyanidin reductase-like isoform X2 produces MTSPPFSNGVTGKGGRILIVGATGFIGRYIAQASLDANRRTYILIRSFPDCHSKIKLIKAFEDKGAITLHGDINDQDYMEEMLRKHEIDIVISAVGGDSILDQLALVQAMKSVGTIKRFLPSEFGHEVDRSDPVEPGLNMYKEKRKVRRLIEELNIPYTYICCNSVASWPYYDNKHPSQVLPPLDHFQIYGDGTVKAYFVAGPDIGKFTIKAAEDYRTVDKCVHFRPQCNYFNMNELASLWETKIGRTLPKITITEDALLAVAAENINPKSVVAALTHEIFIRGCQIEFSIDGIKDLEVCNLYPNESFRTIDECFNDFFLRMDEMCIKMPIN; encoded by the exons atgacTTCACCACCATTTTCTAATGGAGTAACAGGCAAAGGTGGTCGGATTCTCATTGTCGGGGCGACCGGATTCATCGGACGATATATAGCACAAGCAAGTCTTGATGCTAATCGAAGAACTTATATTCTTATTCGATCATTCCCAGATTGTCATTCTAAGATTAAATTGATCAAAGCATTTGAGGATAAAGGAGCCATAACCTTGCAC GGTGATATAAATGACCAAGATTATATGGAGGAGATGCTAAGGAAACATGAGATTGATATAGTAATATCAGCTGTAGGTGGTGATAGTATACTTGATCAACTTGCCCTTGTTCAGGCCATGAAATCTGTTGGAACTATTAAG AGATTTTTGCCATCAGAGTTTGGACATGAAGTAGACAGGTCAGATCCAGTGGAACCAGGGCTAAATATGTATAAGGAGAAAAGGAAAGTGAGAAGGTTGATAGAAGAGCTAAATATACCCTACACTTACATTTGTTGCAATTCAGTGGCTTCTTGGCCTTATTATGACAATAAACATCCTTCTCAAGTTCTTCCTCCTCTTGACCATTTCCAAATATATGGTGATGGCACTGTTAAAG CTTATTTTGTGGCTGGTCCTGATATTGGAAAGTTCACTATCAAAGCAGCAGAAGACTATAGAACTGTGGACAAATGTGTACATTTTCGACCACAATGCAACTATTTTAACATGAACGAACTTGCTTCTCTTTGGGAAACTAAAATTGGTCGAACATTACCTAAAATCACAATTACTGAAGATGCACTTTTAGCTGTTGCTGCAG AGAATATCAACCCCAAAAGTGTAGTTGCAGCTCTAACACATGAAATTTTCATAAGGGGATGTCAAATTGAATTTTCAATTGATGGCATAAAGGACCTTGAAGTTTGCAATTTGTACCCTAATGAGTCCTTTCGCACCATTGATGAGTGCTTCAATGATTTCTTTTTAAGAATGGATGAGATGTGCATCAAAATGCCTATTAACTAG